The region AGAAAAATCCTCACCTCCTAGAAAGCAAGACGCTTCAAGCGCAGATCGCCTCCATTACAACCAAACCAGCACCTCGGGCGCACTAATGCCCAACGCCCGAGCCACCGCACACACCGTCGTGTAGCTCGGGTTGCGCTCGCCCCGCTCCAGCAGTCCCACATAGTTCCTATGCAGACCCGCGCGGTCGGCCAGTTCCTCCTGGCTGATGCCCAGGGCCTTGCGATGGTGGCGGATGGCCCGGCCCAAGGCGGCGAGATCTTCGTTCGCGGTCACGCTGGGACCGTTGCCTTGCTCGCCGTCACGCTCTACACACTGACAGTGTGTATTCGTGCAGAGCGCACGATGCATCTCCGATTGCGCTGTGCGCGCAAGAAAAGAGAGCCGAGCCCTTCCATGTCCCGCAGCATCGATCCCCTCGACATCCGTCTCGGCCGCCTGATCCGGGCGCGGCGGCGGGCGGCGGGGTGGAGCCAGGCGGCGCTGGGCCGCCGGATCGGCGTCAGCTTTCAGCAGGTGCAGAAGTACGAGTCCGGCGCCAATCGGGTCAGCGCCGCGACCCTGCACGCCCTGGCGGCGGCGTTCGAGGTGCCTACCGCCAGCTTCTTCGACGGCCTGTCCGGCCCGGCCGCCGCCGCGCCCGCCCGCGATCTGGCCGCCGAGCTATTGTGCGTCCCCGGCGGGGCGGAACTGGCCGAGGCGTTCCTGGCCATCCGCTCCCCCCGCGTGCGCTCGCGCCTCCTGGCCCTGGCCGGCGAGATCGCCGGGACGGCGGGCGCGGCGCGGCGGGCATCGGCTTAGGTGTGACTCGCCTCTCCCCCTCAGGGGGAGAGGGTCAGGGTGAGGGGGCGCTGAGGTTCAGCCGGCAAAGGCTGTGCAGGTGGAACCGCCACAGACCCCTCACCCTACCCTCTCCCCACGCGTGGGGAGAGGCGAAGACACCTCCGCGTTCTCCCCCAAAACCGGAGACACCCGCGACCGATACTCCCGATACTCCGCGACCTTTTGGGGAGACATCGGCGCCCCGGCTTATCCGCCGCATGGCCGCCGGCCGCAGACTGGGCGGCATGAAAGCTCATCCGACCACCACCTATCACCTGGTCACGCCCGCCACCTGGGAGCTGGTGCGCGCGGCCTATCTGTCGGGCCTGTCGGCGCCGACGGTCTGCGCGCGGTTCGGGGTCAGCGTGCCGGCCCTGCGCAAGCGCGCCCGGCGCCAGGGCTGGACCAAGGCCGCCTACGCCGCCCGCGATCCCGTGGCCGCGCCCTATGGCCCCGCCGCCGCGGCGTCCATGGCCGCGGCGCCCGGCGTGGCCGCCCCCGCGTCGCCGGCCGCCGGCGGGCCGGTCAACGACCTGCCCCAGATGCTGGAGGGCCTGCCGCCGCTGGACGTCAATCCCGCCGCCCTGGCGCGCAAGGCCTTGTCGGACGCCGCCTACGCCATGCGCTACGGCCGCCCGCGCGAGGCCCGCGCCTACGCCCAGGCGGCCGAGGCGATCGCGCGCATGAACGAACTTATCCCCTACGCCACCCCCTGCGACGACGACCTCGCGCACCAGTGGAGACTCACCGCCCTGCGCAGCGCCATCCACGAAATGGCCGTCCAGATCGCCGAGGGCATCGCCAAGGGCGAACCCATCCCCGCCACCTACACCGAGGCCGCCGAAGCCTGGCTGGCGAAGAAGGGGATGGTTTGAAGGTTCAGATGCATGCGCCTTCCTTTCGCCTCTCCCCCTCGGGGGGAGAGGGTAGGGGTGAGGGGGCCGCTGAGTTTCAGACGGCGAGGCGGCGCAGACGGAACCGCCAAAGGCCCCTCACCCTACCCTCTCCCCACGGGTGGGGAGAGGCGAAGCCCCCTACTGGCCCGTGTCTCGAAACGCGCGCCTACGCCCCCGCCGGCAGGGTGAACGCGAACACCGCCCCCCGCCCGCCGGGCTTGGGCGCGGCCCAGATCTTGCCGCCGTGGGCCTCGATGATGGATTTGCAGATCGACAGGCCCATGCCCATGCCCGTCGCCTTGGTGGTGAAGAAGGCGTTGAACAGCTGGTCGGCCTTGTCCGGCTCGATGCCCGGGCCGGCGTCCACCACCTCGACCCGCACGCCCTCTTCGGCGCCGGGCCGGGTGCGGGCGATCAGGCGGCGGCCCACCTGCATGCAGGGCTCGCAGGCGGCCATGGCCTGGATGGCGTTGACCAGCAGGTTCATCACCACCTGCTGCAGCTGCACCGGGTCGGCCTTGACCGGCGGCAGGTCGGCGGCCAGGTCGATGATCAGCTTGATCCCGTGGGTCTCGATCTCGCGCTGCACCAGCAGGGTCGCGTCGCTGACCATGGTGTTGACGTCCAGCAGGGCCGGCTCGGGCGCGGTCTTTGTCGACATGGCGCGGATGCGGGCGATGATGCCGCTGGCGCGCTGGCCGTCCTGGATCATGCGGCCGATGGCGGCTTTCGCCTCGTTCAGGTCGGGCTCGGGCCGGTTGAGCCAGCGCAGCGAGGCCTCGCCGGTGACGATGGCGGCCAGGGGCTGGTTGACCTCGTGGGCGATGGAGGCGGTCAGCTCGCCCAGGGTCGAGACCCGCGCGGCGTGGGCCAGCTCGGCGGTGACGCGGGCCACCTCGTCCTGGGCGCGCTTGGTGTCGGTCAGGTCCACCAGGCCGATCAGCAATATGCCCCGCTCCACCGACTCGCGGGGGAAGCTGGCGGTGAACAGCACGTCGAACTCGCTGCCGTCCAGGC is a window of Caulobacter sp. NIBR2454 DNA encoding:
- a CDS encoding helix-turn-helix domain-containing protein, which encodes MTANEDLAALGRAIRHHRKALGISQEELADRAGLHRNYVGLLERGERNPSYTTVCAVARALGISAPEVLVWL
- a CDS encoding helix-turn-helix domain-containing protein; this translates as MSRSIDPLDIRLGRLIRARRRAAGWSQAALGRRIGVSFQQVQKYESGANRVSAATLHALAAAFEVPTASFFDGLSGPAAAAPARDLAAELLCVPGGAELAEAFLAIRSPRVRSRLLALAGEIAGTAGAARRASA
- a CDS encoding sensor histidine kinase; translation: MPDDKAAVKEQLSVSEYRYRNMFAAMTVSFWELDFSGAGKILYGLRKQGVSDLRRHFVEHPEVVRELMKASIVLDVNDKSVSQFGAESHEVLLGPVDRYWPVASENVFAESVIAALAGQPYFEQVTRLHRLDGSEFDVLFTASFPRESVERGILLIGLVDLTDTKRAQDEVARVTAELAHAARVSTLGELTASIAHEVNQPLAAIVTGEASLRWLNRPEPDLNEAKAAIGRMIQDGQRASGIIARIRAMSTKTAPEPALLDVNTMVSDATLLVQREIETHGIKLIIDLAADLPPVKADPVQLQQVVMNLLVNAIQAMAACEPCMQVGRRLIARTRPGAEEGVRVEVVDAGPGIEPDKADQLFNAFFTTKATGMGMGLSICKSIIEAHGGKIWAAPKPGGRGAVFAFTLPAGA